One stretch of Schistocerca gregaria isolate iqSchGreg1 unplaced genomic scaffold, iqSchGreg1.2 ptg000946l, whole genome shotgun sequence DNA includes these proteins:
- the LOC126325845 gene encoding uncharacterized protein LOC126325845, which translates to MSSEARYGATFFKKHESARDGSWIQFLEPVTFQVVVQESGRDPALRLIVSRARHESLVMTCFISLPVDSDRWSFLKRDRRLIIKEKTATGENCVMVALEQEEMVGEVIETIVDAHRRFQPKNRKKAKLSSKQESQRSQRSQRSQRSQRSQGSQGSQGSQFAERQQPSSPATDEERAEVADSRISGDRSSAEQSRGGPGGGGSRVAGDAVKGRQTAGRRLADECEGNSRERQAGGERALQGAPSSAAGRFSASAPPSRPASEQQTDPQRPRETAPPSPATSAREPGEEEVGCVLFNKLISSIWGQRNERPALQKGFSVEE; encoded by the exons ATGTCTAGCGAGGCCAGATACGGAG CGACGTTCTTCAAGAAACACGAGTCGGCTAGGGACGGGAGTTGGATTCAGTTCCTAGAACCTGTCACTTTTCAGGTGGTGGTTCAGGAGTCCGGGCGAGACCCGGCGTTGCGTCTCATCGTGTCGAGAGCGCGACATGAGTCGCTGGTG ATGACGTGTTTCATTTCTCTCCCGGTCGATTCGGACCGgtggtcgttcctgaagagggaccgAAGGCTGATCATCAAGGAGAAGACGGCGACGGGGGAGAATTGCGTCATGGTCGCGCTGGAGCAAGAGGAGATGGTCGGCGAGGTGATTGAGACCATAGTCGACGCCCACAGGAGGTTCCAGCCCAAGAACCGCAAAAAAGCCAAGCTCAGCTCGAAGCAGGAGAGCCAGAGGAGCCAGAGGAGCCAGAGGAGCCAGAGGAGCCAGAGGAGCCAGGGAAGCCAGGGGAGCCAGGGGAGCCAGTTCGCGGAGAGGCAGCAGCCTTCTTCTCCCGCGACGGACGAGGAGCGCGCGGAGGTCGCGGATTCGAGGATTTCCGGCGACCGGTCGAGCGCCGAGCAGTCCAGAGGGGGTCCAGGAGGCGGCGGTTCGCGGGTCGCCGGCGACGCGGTGAAGGGCCGTCAGACCGCCGGCCGCCGGCTTGCGGACGAGTGCGAGGGGAACTCGCGAGAGCGTCAAGCAGGAGGAGAGAGGGCGCTACAAGGAGCGCCGTCGTCGGCGGCCGGCCGGTTCTCGGCGAGCGCGCCGCCCAGTCGCCCCGCTTCAGAGCAACAGACAGATCCGCAGCGCCCCCGCGAGACCGCCCCCCCGTCGCCAGCCACGTCCGCGAGAGAGCCCGGCGAAGAGGAAGTTGGCTGCGTCCTGTTCAACAAGTTGATCAGCTCGATCTGGGGGCAGCGGAACGAGCGCCCAGCGCTGCAAAAGGGCTTCTCCGTCGAGGAGTGA